A DNA window from Choristoneura fumiferana chromosome 2, NRCan_CFum_1, whole genome shotgun sequence contains the following coding sequences:
- the LOC141445655 gene encoding serine protease 33-like produces the protein MTKFTFCLIAIVLGAVFKVSLAGSIALQSNQVNLLKDKCSAFSGLLPDPKSGCCGRHTEQENDKEDAVENNIYNENSLDDADSELGGGITNDVENKKSNRDGVKCIDIGGVINNVVNNVLDNIKDRVTTWISKFSDRKAEEIMSLNDEENTFNTKTDDYNPNLPGMSSTGGIGFIPEGNQAGLRQYPWLVRFTIANGDDTVSTCGGSLISPRFVLTAADCLNKAYKSLDDINIYFAEYNINTISDCVGGTCIETVMMHPDKIIVHEDFGYKLDGLFNDIALMRLRESTPYTDYIRPICLPPFNIDVSKNEGTPLEIAGWGNTKHGALPVKQAAQVQLVTQSQCKKYYSMLTPGQICAVGRTGQDTCRGDSGGPLMMEKDGSFYLVGIISGKETFSSCGSSKPGFYTNVFAYTKWIQDNMNI, from the exons atgacCAAGTTTACTTTTTGTTTAATAGCCATAGTGCTAGGTGCAGTATTCAAAGTGAGCCTTGCGGGATCCATTGCCCTCCAAAGCAATCAAGTTAACTTACTAAAGGACAAGTGCTCTGCTTTTAGCGGACTACTTCCAGATCCTAAATCAGGATGTTGCGGAAGACACACTGAACAAGAGAATGACAAGGAAG ATGCTGTagaaaacaatatatataaCGAAAATAGTCTGGATGATGCAGACTCTGAGCTTGGTGGTGGCATTACAAATGATGTTGAGAATAAAAAGAGCAATCGTGATGGTGTGAAATGTATTGACATAGGTGGCGTTATTAATAATGTCGTCAATAACGTGCTTGATAACATAAAGGATCGAGTCACAACGTGGATATCGAAATTTTCAGATAGAAAGGCCGAA GAGATCATGTCTCTAAACGATGaagaaaatacttttaataCAAAAACAGACGACTATAACCCGAATCTACCCGGAATGAGCTCTACTGGTGGTATCGGATTTATTCCAG AAGGCAACCAAGCTGGTCTTCGTCAGTACCCATGGCTCGTGCGTTTTACCATTGCTAATGGTGATGACACGGTGTCGACGTGTGGAGGTTCGTTGATCAGCCCACGCTTTGTCCTTACCGCAGCCGATTGTCTTAACAAGGCCTACAAGTCATTGGATGA CATTAACATCTACTTCGCTGAGTACAACATTAACACCATCTCTGATTGTGTTGGAGGCACTTGCATAGAAACGGTGATGATGCACCCCGACAAGATTATCGTCCACGAAGACTTTGGCTATAAACTAGATGGATTGTTCAACGACATTGCCTTAATGCGGCTAAGAGAATCAACTCCTTATACAG ATTACATTCGTCCAATTTGCTTACCGCCTTTCAACATCGACGTCTCTAAGAATGAAGGAACTCCTCTAGAAATTGCCGGATGGGGCAATACTAAACACGGAGCATTGCCTGTCAAGCAGGCTGCTCAAGTACAACTGGTAACACAGAGTCAATGCAAAAAGTACTACAGTATGTTGACCCCTGGACAAATCTGTGCGGTCGGTCGTACTGGACAAGACACTTGCCGCGGTGACTCCGGCGGTCCCCTCATGATGGAGAAAGATGGAAGTTTCTACCTTGTTGGCATCATAAGCGGGAAGGAGACATTCTCGTCATGTGGATCGTCGAAGCCTGGATTTTACACTAATGTATTTGCGTATACTAAGTGGATTCAGGATAACATGAATATTTAA
- the LOC141445652 gene encoding CLIP domain-containing serine protease B4-like, with product MSGLNIKVTAFMLFSIIAVHGKIYQEDRYLRDATHVESYHRSYSDNDRSDIFDDSDSKLHFDVPHPEIEDHKEGLPNSPGSVEDNNWRNTVNGIIEDLDVGGGLPNQEDVPNFVDPGHFNFDILRGLPNVFPVDNGRDQDQLRPDWMPNNVNNNGRPSWFPGGNTEGRNNYPISKPGRGEMKRKCQNMKGLPTPESGCCGVQMTRPIVYPNKPWWPQYPGGRFTRSADNEILPSQMIRGGKATDLHQFPWMVLLSIDTTVSGIGTPKSCGGTIISSRYVLTAAHCLYGTFKNLNQITVILAEYDSDTYPKDCNRQGCIMNKKMKVEHVTMHPDFKKEYLQNDVALLRLSSNINYSDYIRPICLATEDVADQSEEPLIIAGWGLNGRTESNVKRCANVNYVSNDTCKDAYSYKDDSMFCSIGGNGEDICHGDSGGPLMVYSDGKFFLSGIVSGKRGDEACGSTVPSLFNNVFYHLNWIKRHVQ from the exons ATGTCTGGGCTCAACATCAAAGTTACAGCTTTTATGCTATTCAGCATTATAGCGGTCCATGGAAAAATCTATCAAGAAGATAGATACCTGAGGGACGCTACTCATGTTGAGAGTTATCATAGATCATATTCAGACAATGATAGATCTGATATCTTTGACGACTCAGACAGCAAGTTACACTTTGATGTTCCCCATCCGGAGATAGAAGACCACAAAGAGGGATTGCCGAATTCACCGGGATCTGTGGAAGATAATAATTGGCGAAATACAGTAAATGGCATTATTGAAGATTTGGATGTAGGGGGAGGGTTACCAAATCAAGAAGATGTACCGAACTTTGTAGACCCTGGTCATttcaatttcgatattttaaggGGATTACCTAATGTGTTCCCGGTAGATAATGGGCGCGATCAGGACCAGCTGAGGCCCGATTGGATGCCAAACAATGTAAATAACAATGGCAGACCAAGTTGGTTCCCAGGTGGAAATACTGAAGGAAGAAACAACTATCCGATAAGCAAACCTGGTCGTGGTGAGATGAAAAGGAAGTGCCAGAATATGAAAGGGCTGCCCACACCTGAGTCAGGTTGCTGTGGAGTACAAATGACAA gaCCCATTGTGTATCCCAACAAGCCATGGTGGCCGCAATACCCTGGAGGCCGATTTACTCGATCAGCTGATAATGAAATTCTTCCCAGCCAAATGATAAGAG GTGGTAAAGCTACTGACCTCCACCAGTTCCCCTGGATGGTCCTTCTCTCCATAGATACCACGGTTTCCGGTATCGGCACCCCAAAAAGCTGCGGCGGCACCATAATTAGTTCTCGCTATGTTCTCACCGCCGCACACTGCTTGTATGGCACATttaaaaatctaaacca AATTACAGTTATCTTAGCGGAATATGACAGCGATACTTACCCAAAGGATTGCAATAGGCAAGGATGCATTATGAATAAGAAAATGAAAGTCGAACATGTCACCATGCACCCTGATTTCAAGAAAGAATATCTGCAAAACGATGTAGCTTTGTTGAGATTGAGTTCAAATATCAATTATTCAG ATTACATAAGACCCATATGTCTTGCAACCGAGGACGTCGCCGACCAGAGTGAGGAACCTTTAATTATTGCTGGGTGGGGCCTCAACGGCAGAACGGAGTCGAATGTGAAGCGTTGCGCAAATGTGAACTACGTGTCCAACGATACATGCAAAGACGCGTACTCTTACAAAGATGACAGCATGTTTTGCAGCATTGGTGGCAACGGAGAAGACATTTGCCATGGTGATTCAGGTGGTCCGTTAATGGTATATTCTGATGGAAAGTTTTTCTTGTCGGGAATTGTAAGTGGCAAGCGGGGCGACGAGGCATGTGGCTCAACTGTGCCTTCATTGTTCAATAATGTCTTCTATCATCTTAACTGGATCAAAAGACATGTACAGTAA